In a single window of the Candidatus Dadabacteria bacterium genome:
- a CDS encoding DUF86 domain-containing protein → MQRNESAYLLDMLLAAQDVEEFTSDLTFQQFLHSRLHQHAILKIIEIIGEAATHVGKETRKANSQIPWQSITSMRNRLVHGYFDVDLDRVWETAQRDISQLIELVKPLVPPDEN, encoded by the coding sequence ATGCAGCGCAATGAATCTGCTTACTTGCTTGACATGCTCCTCGCCGCACAAGACGTTGAGGAATTTACATCTGATCTGACGTTCCAGCAGTTTCTCCATAGCCGATTGCATCAGCATGCCATTCTAAAAATAATTGAAATCATCGGGGAAGCTGCAACCCATGTTGGAAAAGAAACCAGAAAGGCAAATTCCCAGATTCCATGGCAGAGCATCACAAGCATGCGAAACCGTCTTGTTCATGGTTATTTCGATGTGGACCTAGACCGGGTTTGGGAAACAGCGCAGAGGGATATTTCTCAACTGATTGAACTTGTTAAACCGCTTGTTCCGCCGGATGAGAATTAA
- a CDS encoding nucleotidyltransferase domain-containing protein: MAIRISVPKKQVVDFCERWSIVELAFFGSILRDDFGPDSDVDVLVQFHPQARHGFLNMACMEQELSEILQRKIDMLSRPAVEKNRNYIRREATLKSAEVFYAAQ, encoded by the coding sequence ATGGCAATACGTATTTCAGTACCGAAGAAACAGGTTGTGGACTTCTGCGAGCGCTGGAGTATTGTCGAACTGGCTTTTTTCGGTTCTATCCTTCGAGATGATTTTGGACCCGACAGTGATGTAGATGTTCTGGTACAGTTTCACCCGCAGGCTCGTCACGGTTTTCTCAACATGGCCTGCATGGAGCAAGAACTGAGCGAAATCCTGCAAAGGAAAATAGATATGCTCTCCCGCCCCGCAGTCGAAAAAAACCGAAATTACATTCGCCGGGAAGCAACCCTTAAATCCGCCGAGGTATTCTATGCAGCGCAATGA